The nucleotide window GTCGCTCATGCCCCGGAACTCTTTCATGCGGTTCGGCATCGTCTCACCAATTCGGAATGCGGAATTCGGAACGCGGAACGGAAGGCGGCGGAACACTGGGCGTTCGGCTCGGTGTCTCGCGCTCCGAAATCCGCATCCCGCATTCGACCTTAGACGTTGGGCCGCCGGGTCACGAAGCGGCACTTAAACGGCATCTTGTAGGCCACGCGGGCGAGGCAGTCTTTCGCCACGCTCTCGGCCACGCCGCCCAACTCGAACAGGATCTGGCCGGAGCGGACGACCGCGGCCCAGTACTCGGGCTCGCCCTTGCCCTTACCCATCCGGGTTTCGGCCGGGATCGAGGTGATCGGCTTGTGCGGGAACACCCGCATGTAGTAACGGCCTTCGCCCGACACGAACCGCGTCATGGTCACGCGGGCGCTTTCAATGCACTCGGCCGACAGCCAGCCGCCCTCGAGCGACTGGAGGCCGAAATCGCCATACGCAACGTAGTTGCCGCGGTGGGCGTTGCCCTTGATCGGCCCGTTGTACTTCCGGCGGGTCGTGCGCCCGCGGACGACGCCGCGCTGCGCCTTGCGGAACTTGACCCGTTTGGGCATCTGTGGCATCGCCGCTCTCCCTCACACACAAGAGAGGTCAGAGGTCAGAAGGCAGAGGGCCAGAAGTTCCCGGCCACGCTCCGCCCACAGCGCTCTTTCCGACCTCAGGCCTCTGATCGCTGACTTCCAGCAGTTGCAATCGGAATCCGCAGCCTTTAGCGAGGACCGCCGCCGCCACCGTCCCCCCGCCCACCGCGACGGGGCCGCCGCCGCTGCTGCTGGCCCGCACCGGCTTCGGTCGTATCGGCAATGTCACCGGTCAGGTAGTCGCCCTGGTTCACCCAGGCCTTGATACCGATGTTGCCCTGCGGCGTGACGGCCTCAGCGAACCCGTACTCGACCTTCACCCGCAGCGTCGACAGCGGGATGGAGCCTTCCATCCCCTTCTCGCAGCGGGCCATTTCGGCGCCGCCGAGGCGGCCCGACAGTTGGAGCTTCACGCCCTTCGCGCCGCCTTCCATCGCCCGCTGCATGGCCTGCTTCATCGTGCGACGGAAGCTCGCCCGCTTTTCGAGCTGCTCCGCGATGTCTTCCGCGATGAGCTGGGCGTCGATCTCCGGCCGGGTCACCTCGACGGTCTTCACCTCGATGTGCCGCCGGGTGAGCTTCTCGAGCGCTTTGGTCAGCTTCTCGATCTTCTCGCCCTTCTTGCCGATGATCGCACCGACCCGGCTGGACGCGACCACGACGGTCACCCGCTCCCGGGTCCGCTCGATGCGGATGTCGGCGATGGCGGGCCGCTGCTCTTTGCGGTCCTTCTTGTTCGTCAGGTACTTCTGGATGAACGCGCGGATGGCGACGTCTTCCAGCAGCAGGTCCGCGAACGAGTTGCCGTCGGCGGCCGGGGAGTTCTTGGGCGCGTACCACGTACTCCGCCACGGCCGCATGATGCCGGTCCGGAACCCCGTCGGTCGAACTTTCTGGCCCATATCAAAAACCCCGGTGTCTTCCTATCTTTCGCCGACCGCACGACGCCTGGAGTGTAACAGGCGAGGGGCCGGACCGGCCGGCCCCCAGCACTACGCTTTTTGCACCGCTCACGCCGTCGGAGCAACGGTCTCGGCTGGCGTCGTCGCAGCGGACGGAGCCGGAACAGGCTCGCTTGCCGCCGGATCGGACAGCGTCACGTGAATGTGCGACATCCGTCGCAGGATACCGAACGCGGTGCCACGAGCGCGGGGCTGGATCCGCTTGAACGTCGGCGCGCCGTCGACGCGGCACTCCGAAACGATCAGGCTGTCCGGGTCCGGACACTCGCGGTCGTCGGCGTTGCCGTACGCGCTCTTCACAACGGCCAGGAGCAACTTCGCTCCGCGGTTGTGGTAGAAGGTCAGCAGTTGGAGCGCCTCGTCCACGTTCTTACCGCGGATCAGGTCGGCGAAGAGCCGAATCTTACGCGGGCCGACGTCGGCGAACCGGTGAATCGCTTTGTAGTCCATAGCAATCAGTGGCCAGTGTGCCGTCGGCAGTGCTGTTCGCGACATCGGGTGCCGTTGTCACCACGCGACAACGTCTCGGTCGGTCGGCACTGCCCACTGCCCACCAACCACTGCCCACTTTTTCGTTACTTGGCCGCAGCCTTCTTCCCGCCCGAGTGGCCCTTGAAGGTCCGCGTCGGGGAGAACTCGCCGAGCTTGTGCCCGACCATGTCTTCCGTGCAGTAGACCTTGAAAAAGGTCTTACCGTTGTGGACAAGGAACGTCGCGCCGATGAATTCGGGGACGATCGTGCAGTCCCGCGACCACGTCTTGATCGGTTCCTTGCCTTGGCCCTGCTTCTCGACCTTCGCCAGCAGACGGAGGTCGACGTGCGGACCTTTCTTCAGCGACCGGCTCATGCTTTCTTTCGCCTCGTGAACTCGGCGCCCCGGACAAAGCAAAAACCCGGCACATTCAAACCGGGAAGAATCACTATATGAACGCTTCGAGAGGGAGGCCAGTTGTTTTTAGCTAACCGGCCTTCCCGGCAAACAATTCGCTACCGAACCAGAACGCGATCAGGCGGTGTTCTGGAACCGACCCGCCGGACGGCGGCGAATGATCGCCTTGCCGCCGGGCTTCCGCTTGTGGCGGGTCTTGCCGCCCTTCGCGGGCACGCCGGTCTTCGAGCACGGGTTGCGACCGCCGGCCGTCCGCCCTTCGCCGCCGCCCATCGGGTGGTCGGTCGGGTTCATCGTCGTGCCGCGGTTGTGGGGCTTGCGCCCCTTCCACCGCATACGGCCGGCCTTGCCGATGCTGATGTTCATGTGCTCTGCGTTCGACACCACGCCGATCGTCGCGCGGCACTTGCTCGACACGCGGCGGATTTCGCCGCTCGGCATGGTGAGCTGCGCCCACTCCTTCTCGCGTGCCGTCAGCACCGCACCGCACCCGGCCGAGCGGCAAATCTGGCCGCCCTTGCCCGGCACCAACTCGACGTTGTGGACCGTCATGCCGAGGGGCACCTTCCACAGCGGCATGCAGTTGCCCGGCTTCGGCTCGACCGCGTCGCCCTCGCCCGAGATCACCTTGTCGCCGGCCTTCAGGCCGTTCGGCGCAAGGATGTACGCCCGGGAGAAATCGTGCTTCTCGTCGCGAGGGTACTCGATCAGGGCGATACGACTGGTCCGGTTCGGGTCGTACTCGACGCTGATGACCGTCGCGGCCACATCGTCACGCTTCCGCTTGAAATCGATGACGCGGTAGCGCTGCTTGTGACCACCCCCACGGAACCGTGACGTCACGATCCCCTGGTTGTTGCGCCCGCCCTTTTTCTTCTTGGGCTTGAGCAGCTTTTTCTCGGGGCTGTTCGCGCGGGGGGTGGTGCAGTCCGCGAAGTCGGACACCATCCCGGCCCGGCGGCCCGCGGAAGTCGGTTTGTATTGTTTAACGCCCATGGCAGTTCTCAGTGGTCGGTGTTCAGTGTGCAGTCGAAACCAAGTCAGCCGGCGGCCCAGTTGCACTCAACTGCTCACAGCCCACTGACCACTACCCACTGTTAGAAGAACTCGATCTTGTCTTCCGCGTTCAACGTGACGATGGCCTTCTTCCAGGTCGGGAGCTGGCCGATCGACTGCCGGAACCGCCGCTTCTTGCCCTCGCGCACCTGGGTGCGGACAGCCTCGACGCGGACGCTGAACAGCTCCTCGATCGCCGCCTTGATCTGCGTCTTGGTGGCGAGCGGGTTCACCTGGAACGTGTAGGCGTTGTACCGGGTGCTCTGGTGAGTGCCCTTCTCGGTGACGAGCGGGCGGAGCACCACCTGGTACGGCCGCAGCTCGATGCCGCTCTCGCCGTGAACGCAGGGCTGGCGCAGCGCCAGCTTGCGCCGGTACTTTTTCGGATGCGGTCGTGTGGTCGCCATCTCTCGCCCTCATCTCCGCCCGACCTGCCGGCCGGAGCTTGCCTCGTGTGTGTGCCCAGCGGTCCCCGACGCGTTACGACTTGGCGGCACCCACCGCCCGCAGCGCCTCGAACGCAGCCTTCGTCAACACGAGCCGCTTCTGCTTCAGCACCGTGTAGCAGTTGAACTCGGCCGCCGGCAGAACCTTCACGCCTTCGATGTTGCGGGCCGACTTGTAGACGTTCGGGTCGAGTTTCTCGGTCCCGATCAGCACCGTCGTGTCCGCCAGCGTCAGCTCGATCTCTTTCTCGCCCTGTTCCGTCTTTTTCTTCTTTTTGCCGATCTTGATCGCCTTCAGCACGCCGACGACTTCTTTCGTCTTCGGGGCCGCGAGCGCGAACTCGTCGAGAATGACCACTTGCCCGTCCAGGAACTTGGACAGGATCGCCATCCGCGTGGCCGCCTTCACCGACTTCTTCGGCAGGTGGT belongs to Gemmata obscuriglobus and includes:
- the rplP gene encoding 50S ribosomal protein L16 produces the protein MPQMPKRVKFRKAQRGVVRGRTTRRKYNGPIKGNAHRGNYVAYGDFGLQSLEGGWLSAECIESARVTMTRFVSGEGRYYMRVFPHKPITSIPAETRMGKGKGEPEYWAAVVRSGQILFELGGVAESVAKDCLARVAYKMPFKCRFVTRRPNV
- the rpsC gene encoding 30S ribosomal protein S3, with the translated sequence MGQKVRPTGFRTGIMRPWRSTWYAPKNSPAADGNSFADLLLEDVAIRAFIQKYLTNKKDRKEQRPAIADIRIERTRERVTVVVASSRVGAIIGKKGEKIEKLTKALEKLTRRHIEVKTVEVTRPEIDAQLIAEDIAEQLEKRASFRRTMKQAMQRAMEGGAKGVKLQLSGRLGGAEMARCEKGMEGSIPLSTLRVKVEYGFAEAVTPQGNIGIKAWVNQGDYLTGDIADTTEAGAGQQQRRRPRRGGRGDGGGGGPR
- the rplV gene encoding 50S ribosomal protein L22, producing MSRTALPTAHWPLIAMDYKAIHRFADVGPRKIRLFADLIRGKNVDEALQLLTFYHNRGAKLLLAVVKSAYGNADDRECPDPDSLIVSECRVDGAPTFKRIQPRARGTAFGILRRMSHIHVTLSDPAASEPVPAPSAATTPAETVAPTA
- the rpsS gene encoding 30S ribosomal protein S19, producing MSRSLKKGPHVDLRLLAKVEKQGQGKEPIKTWSRDCTIVPEFIGATFLVHNGKTFFKVYCTEDMVGHKLGEFSPTRTFKGHSGGKKAAAK
- the rplB gene encoding 50S ribosomal protein L2, with protein sequence MGVKQYKPTSAGRRAGMVSDFADCTTPRANSPEKKLLKPKKKKGGRNNQGIVTSRFRGGGHKQRYRVIDFKRKRDDVAATVISVEYDPNRTSRIALIEYPRDEKHDFSRAYILAPNGLKAGDKVISGEGDAVEPKPGNCMPLWKVPLGMTVHNVELVPGKGGQICRSAGCGAVLTAREKEWAQLTMPSGEIRRVSSKCRATIGVVSNAEHMNISIGKAGRMRWKGRKPHNRGTTMNPTDHPMGGGEGRTAGGRNPCSKTGVPAKGGKTRHKRKPGGKAIIRRRPAGRFQNTA
- the rplW gene encoding 50S ribosomal protein L23 translates to MATTRPHPKKYRRKLALRQPCVHGESGIELRPYQVVLRPLVTEKGTHQSTRYNAYTFQVNPLATKTQIKAAIEELFSVRVEAVRTQVREGKKRRFRQSIGQLPTWKKAIVTLNAEDKIEFF
- the rplD gene encoding 50S ribosomal protein L4 encodes the protein MAENTVASAPENGVAAPVARLIEVTGTLKVPVVNRSGAEVGTVDINPSEFGGKISRQLMHDVVLMYLANQRAGTHHTLRRGQVAGSTKKLFRQKGTGNARAGTKRTNKRRGGGTAKGPKPRDYEYHLPKKSVKAATRMAILSKFLDGQVVILDEFALAAPKTKEVVGVLKAIKIGKKKKKTEQGEKEIELTLADTTVLIGTEKLDPNVYKSARNIEGVKVLPAAEFNCYTVLKQKRLVLTKAAFEALRAVGAAKS